The proteins below are encoded in one region of Fulvia fulva chromosome 9, complete sequence:
- a CDS encoding Oligopeptide transporter 2 — protein sequence MQIVSLGSDKSLASQDMMRTIVAAIQPSGHESKKDLQITTVPLDSGVLSEKERSFRHVVTAKQAEFNLNLTEEDFLTTQEEAEKLTLDEVTQILKHGYSLHEFDPNFPIKILAEIEAFLENNEAILVAPEKYAELVQEMELQAAVLTTSSPYSEVRAVVDNNDDVNTPWSTIRAWTIGLFFVCAVGFMNQLFSVRQPSITVGSDVVQLLCYPVGKAFEKFLPDIGITLFGVRHSLNTGPFSKKEHMLITIMATVGSTLPSSRYIIFTQFLKKYFNQSYSGSFGYQVLMALSTDLMGHGLAGLCRKILVYPAYYVYPKSLVTIALNSSLHKDKNTPVTGPAKKLWTVSRFKFFTWSFVCTFVYFWFPNYIFTALSAFNWITWIAPENVNLSAVTGFAKGVGLNPLPTFDWNIQRMTAYPEVSEWWYLGLNVVAIALGVAVVAGWQTYTTVGVIFFGILLSLVYAIPAGVIAATTGIVVELNVIAEFLGGSIQPGNALAMNFFKCDGYVTTAHALEFIKDLKLAHHVKIPPRHTFWAQVVATVVSCFVCTGIMNFQLRNIKDICESTQSARFTCPGVNVYFSAAVQFGSMGARKVFGTGGQYTILLIAAFPIGLAVADHWAREIHPVAFLSGGLVSTPPYNLSYMWPAMPFAWYSMIHIRGKYLAFWSKYNYVLSAALSIAIAIAALVMYFAREYSSISLEWWGNNADSGCEATACTRLKLPKGSSFGPSPGHCV from the exons ATGCAGATTGTGTCGCTGGGCTCAGATAAGAGTCTGGCATCACAGGATATGATGCGAACAATT GTGGCAGCGATTCAACCTTCTGGCCACGAGTCAAAGAAGGATCTTCAAATCACCACCGTGCCCTTGGACTCGGGCGTGTTGAGCGAGAAGGAACGCAGCTTCAGGCATGTAGTCACTGCTAAGCAAGCCGAGTT CAACCTCAACCTAACAGAGGAAGACTTCTTGACTACCCAGGAAGAAGCAGAGAAGTTGACACTTGACGAAGTGACACAG ATCTTGAAGCATGGCTACAGCCTCCACGAGTTCGACCCAAACTTTCCCATCAAGATCTTGGCCGAGATCGAAGCGTTTCTGGAAAACAACGAAGCCATCCTCGTAGCACCGGAGAAGTATGCAGAGCTTGTCCAGGAAATGGAACTACAGGCCGCCGTGCTCACGACAAGTAGCCCGTACTCAGAAGTCCGGGCTGTTGTAGACAACAACGACGATGTCAACACCCCTTGGTCAACTATCCGAGCATGGACCATTGGCTTGTTCTTCGTCTGCGCAGTGGGTTTCATGAACCAGCTCTTCAGCGTTCGACAGCCGTCCATAACCGTAGGCTCCGACGTCGTCCAGCTCTTATGCTATCCAGTTGGCAAAGCTTTCGAGAAGTTCCTACCGGATATTGGCATTACACTCTTTGGCGTCAGGCATAGCTTGAATACAGGACCATTCAGCAAGAAGGAGCATATGCTCATCACAATCATGGCAACAGTCGGATCTACTTTGCCATCGTCGAGATATATCATCTTCACACAGTTCTTGAAGAAGTACTTCAACCAGTCGTACTCCGGGTCCTTCGGATACCAGGTTTTGATGGCTTTGTCGACAGATCTGATGGGGCACGGTCTTGCTGGGCTGTGCAGGAAGATACTGGTGTATCCTGCTTACTATGTCTACCCGAAGTCGCTGGTCACCATCGCACTCAACAGCTCGCTCCACAAAG ACAAGAACACACCAGTGACCGGTCCAGCGAAGAAGCTTTGGACCGTCTCCCGCTTCAAATTCTTCACGTGGTCCTTCGTGTGTACGTTCGTGTATTTCTGGTTCCCGAACTATATCTTCACCGCGCTGAGTGCCTTCAACTGGATCACCTGGATTGCGCCTGAGAATGTCAACCTTTCGGCTGTGACTGGTTTCGCAAAGGGTGTTGGTCTGAATCCGCTGCCGACCTTCGATTGGAATATC CAACGGATGACAGCATACCCTGAAGTATCTGAATGGTGGTACCTTGGGCTCAATGTTGTGGCTATCGCCCTTGGCGTAGCTGTTGTGGCAGGCTGGCAGACCTACACCACAGTCGGCGTCATCTTCTTCGGAATCCTGCTGTCCCTGGTATATGCAATCCCGGCTGGTGTCATCGCTGCCACGACCGGAATCGTTGTGGAGCTCAATGTCATTGCTGAGTTCCTTGGAGGCTCGATCCAACCAGGTAACGCTCTAGCCATGAACTTCTTCAAGTGCGACGGCTATGTAACGACAGCCCACGCCCTGGAATTCATCAAGGACCTCAAGCTTGCACATCATGTCAAGATCCCTCCGAGACACACATTCTGGGCGCAAGTTGTGGCCACAGTCGTCTCTTGCTTTGTGTGCACCGGCATCATGAACTTCCAGCTCCGGAACATCAAGGATATCTGCGAGAGCACACAGTCTGCTCGATTCACCTGTCCAGGAGTCAATGTGTACTTCAGTGCAGCCGTTCAATTCGGCAGCATGGGCGCTCGCAAGGTCTTCGGAACAGGCGGTCAGTACACCATCCTGCTGATAGCAGCTTTCCCGATCGGCCTGGCTGTGGCG GACCACTGGGCGCGTGAGATCCATCCAGTGGCATTTTTGAGCGGTGGTCTGGTCTCCACGCCGCCGTACAACTTGTCCTACATGTGGCCTGCGATGCCCTTTGCATGGTACTCCATGATCCATATCCGAGGCAAGTACCTGGCTTTCTGGTCAAAGTACAACTACGTGCTTTCAGCAGCGTTGTCTATTGCCATCGCCATTGCCGCGCTGGTCATGTACTTTGCACGGGAGTATTCCAGCATCAGCTTGGAGTGGTGGGGCAATAATGCTGATAGTGGATGCGAAGCGACCGCTTGCACAAGATTGAAGCTGCCGAAAGGGTCGTCATTTGGTCCCAGTCCGGGCCACTGTGTGTAG